GTAGTTGGTCGAATTGTAGAAGAAGAGATTTTCTTATTAGATTATTTACAAGCATGGGATAAATTCGGATTCACATTAAAGAGATAGATAAAATAAAAGGGAAAAACTACTGACTTCAGCAGCTTTTTCCTTTTTATATATATAGTGAGAGGAAGAGCTATGACAAAGGTGCATCAGCGATTAATTTCTATTTTAGAGGAGTTTTTAGAAGAGAAATCGATGTTAAATCGAGCTTTTTTAGCGAGCCGTTTACATGTATCAACGAAGACGATTCAAAAAGATATAAAATTATTAAATGATATATTGGAAGAAAACGGAGCGAAAATTGAATCGCAAAGAGGGACTGGATACGAGCTAGAAATTATACAAACGAAGAAGTTTGAAGAGTTTTGTGTGAGTCTATTTCAAAAACAGACGGAAAAAATCCCAACTTCTTATGAAGAAAGGATAGCGTACATTCTGCAACGTATTTTAACCACCGAGGGATATGTGAAGCTTTCACAGTTAGCAGAGGAGATTTATGTAAGTAAATCGACTGTAAATTTAATTATGAAAGATGTTACAGATATATGTGGGCGCTATCAATTACAAATTGAAAAGAGACCGTATTATGGTATACGTATTGTGGGAGAGGAGTTTCATATTCGTTCTTGTTTATCACAATATGGTTTACCGCGTTATGACCATACTCCGTTTCATGAGCAATTTGAGCAGAGTGATACATATGTATCGTTACCTCATATACCGCTTATCCGTTCGGTTATATTAAAGTATATCGAGGGAGGGACGATATATTTATCAGATATAGAAATTGATAATTTAGTCATTCATATTGCAATTGCATTAAAGCGTTGTGAAGATCAGCATTATATGAAAGGACTAAATGAGGAACAAGCTGAACTTATAATAAAGAAAGAATATGCAATTGCGAAACAGATTGTAGGGGATTTAGAGAAAGAGTTGCATCTTTCATTTCCAGAAGAAGAAGTTTTATATGTGACAATGCATTTATTAAGTACTGCTGTCACATCGAAAGATCGTTATGAAAATGTGGAAGAACTATTAGGGAAAGATTTATATGCATTCATGCAACATATTCTTTTTAAAGTAGCGGAAGAACGGAATCTTGTTTTTTATTATGATGAAGAATTATTATTTGGATTTGGTGTTCATTTAAAAACGTTATTAAACCGTTTGAAGTATAAGTTAAATACGAGAAACCCTCTTTTGGCAGAAGTGAAAAAGAATTATCCGTATGCTTTTGAAATTGCGGTTCTCGTTGGGGATATAATTGGTGAATATACAGGTGAGTCGATTCCGGAAAGTGAAATTGGTTATATTGCCATTCACTTCGGCGGAGCAATGAGCCGTTTACAGGAACAAAATCAAAAGAAGAGATGTTTATTAGTTTGTGCGACTGGTCAAGGAAGCGCCCAGCTATTGAAATATAAAATTTTATCACAGTTCCGAGATAAATTAGAAATTGTAGGGATTACAGGTTACTATCAATTGAAAGTGGAAGATCTGTATAAAGAAAAGATAGATTGTATTATTAGTACGATTCATATACCAAGTGGTTTACCTGTACCTATTATAAAAGTAAACTCAATATTTGATGATAAAGAGATTAAGTCAATTGGTCAGCAGTTGTTTACGCACGTGAATAATAGTGTACAGCAATATATGAAGGAAGATTTAATCTTTTTAAATCATAGTGCTTCTACGAAGGAAGAGGTTATCCAATTTTTATGTGAGAAAGCTGCTGAGAAAAACTATGTGCCAGAACACTTTTATGACTCTGTTATGGAAAGAGAGAATACATCTCCTACAGCGGTTGGAAATTTAGTTGCAATTCCACATCCGATGCAGTTATTAAGTGCGGAAACATTTTTGATGTTTTGTACACTTGAAAAAGCTGTTGATTGGGGAGATAAGAAAGTACAAGTTATTATTTTATTTAGTGTAAAGCGCAATAATAATGAGGATTTACAACGTCTTTATGATTTTTTATATGATATTATGTCTAGTCAAAGTACGATAGAGAAATTAACGCATGCTGAAGGTATTGAAGATTTCCAAGAGGTATTACTATCTATATAAGAAAAGTATGTAAAAACTTCCGTTACACAACGGAAGTTTTTTATGTTTAATTGTATGCGTTTTCACAATAAGATAAAAGCATAGAAAAAAGATAGCTTGGGGGAATTTAAAATGGCTGATATGCAAACTCCATTTGCATTAATTTTACATGGTGGCAACGCGAGAAGTGTAGCGCTTGAAGCAATTGCTTTTGCAAGACAAGGAGATTTTGAGAATGCGAGTGAAAAGATGACACTTGCTAGTGAAGAAATTTCAGCAGCTCATCGCATTCAAACGGACTTAATTCAAGAAGAAGCAAGAGGAAATCATGC
This genomic window from Bacillus anthracis str. Vollum contains:
- a CDS encoding PTS lactose/cellobiose transporter subunit IIA is translated as MADMQTPFALILHGGNARSVALEAIAFARQGDFENASEKMTLASEEISAAHRIQTDLIQEEARGNHAEISLLLVHAQDHLMNAITVKELAEEFITLHKRMEEKVIA
- a CDS encoding BglG family transcription antiterminator; this translates as MTKVHQRLISILEEFLEEKSMLNRAFLASRLHVSTKTIQKDIKLLNDILEENGAKIESQRGTGYELEIIQTKKFEEFCVSLFQKQTEKIPTSYEERIAYILQRILTTEGYVKLSQLAEEIYVSKSTVNLIMKDVTDICGRYQLQIEKRPYYGIRIVGEEFHIRSCLSQYGLPRYDHTPFHEQFEQSDTYVSLPHIPLIRSVILKYIEGGTIYLSDIEIDNLVIHIAIALKRCEDQHYMKGLNEEQAELIIKKEYAIAKQIVGDLEKELHLSFPEEEVLYVTMHLLSTAVTSKDRYENVEELLGKDLYAFMQHILFKVAEERNLVFYYDEELLFGFGVHLKTLLNRLKYKLNTRNPLLAEVKKNYPYAFEIAVLVGDIIGEYTGESIPESEIGYIAIHFGGAMSRLQEQNQKKRCLLVCATGQGSAQLLKYKILSQFRDKLEIVGITGYYQLKVEDLYKEKIDCIISTIHIPSGLPVPIIKVNSIFDDKEIKSIGQQLFTHVNNSVQQYMKEDLIFLNHSASTKEEVIQFLCEKAAEKNYVPEHFYDSVMERENTSPTAVGNLVAIPHPMQLLSAETFLMFCTLEKAVDWGDKKVQVIILFSVKRNNNEDLQRLYDFLYDIMSSQSTIEKLTHAEGIEDFQEVLLSI